The genomic DNA AATGAAGCTGGCGATATTGCCGTCGAATTCATCCACGTACTGACGCGCGGCAGCGAGTGCATTCATCTGCCCGTTGGTCTCAATTTTATAGTTATCAAATGAGCAGTTCTGGTGCAGGGGGCGAATACCGGAACGGTTAAAGGTGCGCTGCATTTTCATCGCCCGGTTTTCGCGGGCCAGCGCGGCGGCGCGGATCTTACCCTGCTCCTTTTGCCACGCCAGGAGTTCTTCACCCGTCGTGAAGGCGGGCTTCACGTTGGCTGGCATCATCTTTTGCAGACGTTTCATCAGGTCGCCGACGTTCTTCATTTCGCACCTCGGAATCCATTTGGGATCTGTTTATCCGGTTCGGAAAACGCGTTGATATCACGTTTTGGCTGGCCGTTATTGCTGGCGCGATTAATTTGCAGATGACGCGCGAGCTTCTGTTGCCACTGAATATGAGTGAATACTTTGCCTTCCGCCTGCCACCACGCGGTAAACGCGGCCAGCTCTTCGGGGGTAGCCGGTTGCGTTAACGCTATGCCCCACAATGCCGCCTGCCGTTGAAAATCCGCATCAGGTTGCCAGCCCGCATACAGGGCAAATTTTCCCATGGGAACGGCCATGGGGACGTTAACCGGCTCGTCAAAGAACTGGTTATCGAGGGTTACGTCGCTCGCCGGGCGGGACAACTGCGCTTCAATCTCCAGAAGCTGTGCCAGACGTTCCGGTGTGATGGCATAAAACGCCGGAGCGTTGTCAGCAAATACCGCAACCGTGCCGCCTTCGGCGTGGGTCAGCACACCGCGGGGATCGCGCATAAAGGCATCAATACCAGCAATGCTGGTGGTCAGAATTCTGAAGGACATAACGCTTACTCTACTGATAACTACGGGCGTGATATGGGCTTATGGTAGCACAGAGAGCGGGAAGGGAAGGAGGGGTTTTCCCCGGCGGCGCGATGCCTGCCGGGGCGTCAACGGCTGGCCTGATAAGCGTAACGCCATCAGGCAGTTATCAGGCGATAATGTTCAGCGTTACGTCGATGTTACCGCGGGTCGCGTTAGAGTACGGACACACAATGTGTGCTGCATCGACCAGTTTTTTGGCTTCTGCAGGATCCATACCTTCAACGTGGATGTTCAGTTTTGCTTCGATACCAAAACCGGTTGGCAGCGGCCCAATCCCCACTTCGCCTTCAATAAAGGCCTCTTTCGGCAGGGTAAATTTGTCGCGAGCGGCTACAAACTTCATGGCACCCAGGAAGCAGGCAGAGTAGCCGGCAGCAAACAGCTGCTCAGGGTTGGTGACGTCACCGCCCATGCCGCCCATCTCTTTTGGCACGCCGAGTTTAACGTCCAGTACGCCGTCGGAAGAGGTCGCACGGCCATCACGGCCTCCGGTTGCTTTTGCTTTGGCAGTGTAGACAACTTTTTCTAAAGAC from Enterobacter ludwigii includes the following:
- the dnaT gene encoding primosomal protein DnaT encodes the protein MSFRILTTSIAGIDAFMRDPRGVLTHAEGGTVAVFADNAPAFYAITPERLAQLLEIEAQLSRPASDVTLDNQFFDEPVNVPMAVPMGKFALYAGWQPDADFQRQAALWGIALTQPATPEELAAFTAWWQAEGKVFTHIQWQQKLARHLQINRASNNGQPKRDINAFSEPDKQIPNGFRGAK
- a CDS encoding organic hydroperoxide resistance protein, which encodes MSLEKVVYTAKAKATGGRDGRATSSDGVLDVKLGVPKEMGGMGGDVTNPEQLFAAGYSACFLGAMKFVAARDKFTLPKEAFIEGEVGIGPLPTGFGIEAKLNIHVEGMDPAEAKKLVDAAHIVCPYSNATRGNIDVTLNIIA